Proteins encoded by one window of Esox lucius isolate fEsoLuc1 chromosome 4, fEsoLuc1.pri, whole genome shotgun sequence:
- the LOC105025433 gene encoding ubiquitin-conjugating enzyme E2 A has protein sequence MSTPARRRLMRDFKRLQEDPPAGVSGAPSENNIMVWNAVIFGPEGTPFEDGTFKLTIEFTEEYPNKPPTVRFVSKMFHPNVYADGSICLDILQNRWSPTYDVSSILTSIQSLLDEPNPNSPANSQAAQLYQENKREYEKRVSAIVEQSWRDC, from the exons ATGTCAACTCCAGCAAGACGGCGTTTAATGAGAGATTTTAAGCG gCTTCAGGAGGACCCTCCTGCCGGAGTTAGTGGAGCCCCGTCAGAAAATAATATCATGGTATGGAATGCCGTCATTTTTGG ACCCGAGGGAACACCCTTTGAAGATG GAACCTTCAAACTCACAATAGAATTTACAGAGGAATACCCTAATAAGCCTCCAACAGTGCGTTTTGTCTCAAAAATGTTTCATCCAAACG TCTATGCAGATGGTAGTATATGCCTTGACATTCTTCAGAACCGCTGGAGTCCAACTTACGATGTTTCTTCAATCCTAACTTCAATACAG TCTTTACTAGATGAGCCAAATCCCAACAGTCCTGCCAACAGCCAGGCAGCTCAGCTATACCAGGAGAACAAGCGGGAATACGAGAAGCGGGTGTCCGCAATTGTGGAACAGAGTTGGCGCGATTGTTGA
- the nkrf gene encoding NF-kappa-B-repressing factor isoform X2, producing the protein MREVLGMAEGIDIGAMPSYDLVPSAEAKKRPNSSDGREEPMRKMPVSKFGSRPRFEPVHFVSGGSSGGSGNDEKENDKERRRSEVNNMRQHVSDSDHMSYGSHRAQGSYAARPAFDRVSSYGSFSDSWRDRDRDRERDIPSGSMVGLGYGGRGSTSNYMAKVQLDYSARYEAHSSRQMDSYSQPPRFDGYGGGSRSGGWGDMGRQGLGFGHQDRPSSSRPFSRVYSSPGRNSPSSVSGSSSQPVSISQAVLDEKQRLINSVASAIAVTLRDPAFMCGAESPNYNFMLSRSIQACKTNPEYIYVNLKDIPPADLPKNRKVPTDGYACELRCQCVYLATGYSGSKNGARDRASEQAIKLFLKPVEVRAVQRKFRHSFVNDIVVCQMHCPTPEFLPALRNPEDKPTPSSKGQYEPDKRKHWTEFVVVDNAHDAICILNNSAAYNRMKIDYKFDVVPNSSAWQCSVYLQDELVAQAKGSKKTSKHIAAEEAVRKLRMNQAARQQQQQPQQFTRGNHHPDPSGGRFGQQGGRKKHLSELVILENSDNAICIINDTAQFNKVAADYKFTVLPDHRWRCEVYLEGQYVAAGIGPKKTVKHIAAEEALATLRQTQAVVKSNLRKEGNADALSRHQILSRSGEEASRQEIKEDNIGNQLLRKMGWKGGGLGREGEGISEPIKVKEQFSREGLGMDMDKSGNQLTKRNIEDIIRNYASSDRQDDLRFSTELNNDERKQIHQISQKYGLRSKSYGQGRLRFLIVSRKVHKDQLIGQLLQEGQVGRYELVKPQASH; encoded by the exons ATGCGAGAAGTACTGGGTATGGCTGAAGGGATTGACATTGGCGCAATGCCCTCCTATGACCTGGTTCCAAGTGCTGAAGCAAAAAAGAGACCCAATTCATCAGATGGCA GAGAAGAACCAATGAGGAAAATGCCAGTGTCCAAATTTGGTTCCCGACCACGGTTTGAACCTGTTCACTTTGTTAGTGGTGGTAGCAGCGGCGGGTCTGGTAATGATGAGAAGGAGAATGACAAGGAACGCCGGAGGAGTGAAGTGAACAATATGAGACAGCACGTCTCAGACTCTGACCATATGTCTTATGGCAGTCACCGAGCTCAGGGCTCCTATGCAGCCAGACCAGCATTTGACAGAGTATCATCATATGGTTCTTTTTCTGACTCTTGGAGGGACAGAGatcgagacagagagagagacatacccTCAGGTAGCATGGTTGGTTTAGGTTATGGGGGCAGAGGATCCACCTCAAATTACATGGCAAAAGTGCAGCTGGACTATTCGGCCAGATACGAGGCCCACAGCAGTAGGCAGATGGACTCATACTCTCAGCCCCCAAGGTTTGATGGATATGGAGGGGGCAGTCGATCCGGAGGTTGGGGGGACATGGGACGCCAAGGCCTTGGCTTTGGGCATCAGGACAGACCTTCATCCAGCAGGCCATTCAGCAGAGTCTACAGCAGCCCAGGAAGGAACAGCCCGTCTTCTGTTTCTGGGTCTTCTTCACAACCCGTTTCCATATCTCAAGCCGTTCTGGATGAAAAGCAGAGGCTGATCAATAGCGTAGCGTCCGCCATAGCCGTCACTCTACGTGACCCTGCGTTCATGTGCGGTGCTGAATCTCCCAACTACAATTTCATGCTGAGCCGGAGCATCCAGGCCTGTAAGACCAACCCAGAGTACATCTACGTAAACCTCAAGGATATCCCTCCTGCAGACCTTCCCAAGAACAGGAAAGTACCAACAGATGGGTACGCCTGCGAGCTGAGATGCCAGTGTGTTTACCTCGCTACCGGATACTCTGGCAGCAAAAACGGGGCACGGGACCGTGCATCAGAGCAGGCTATTAAGCTTTTCTTGAAACCAGTGGAGGTCCGTGCCGTGCAGCGCAAATTCCGACACTCCTTTGTCAATGATATCGTGGTCTGCCAGATGCATTGCCCGACCCCAGAGTTTCTACCAGCACTGCGCAACCCAGAGGATAAGCCAACTCCTAGCTCCAAGGGTCAGTACGAGCCAGACAAACGCAAGCACTGGACAGAGTTTGTGGTGGTCGACAATGCCCACGATGCCATCTGTATCCTCAACAACTCTGCCGCATACAACCGCATGAAAATCGACTACAAGTTTGATGTGGTGCCCAACAGTAGTGCGTGGCAATGTAGTGTCTATCTGCAGGATGAGCTGGTGGCACAGGCCAAGGGAAGTAAGAAAACGTCCAAACACATAGCTGCCGAAGAGGCGGTTAGGAAACTGCGTATGAACCAGGCGGCCcgacagcagcaacaacaaccgCAGCAGTTCACCAGAGGGAACCATCACCCTGACCCATCAGGTGGGCGTTTCGGGCAGCAGGGCGGCAGGAAGAAGCACTTGAGCGAATTGGTTATCCTGGAGAACTCGGACAATGCCATCTGCATCATCAATGACACCGCCCAATTCAACAAGGTGGCGGCAGATTACAAGTTCACCGTGCTACCGGACCACCGCTGGAGGTGCGAGGTGTACCTCGAAGGCCAGTACGTAGCGGCGGGCATCGGACCCAAGAAGACAGTGAAGCACATTGCCGCAGAGGAGGCCCTGGCCACCCTCCGGCAGACCCAGGCTGTTGTAAAATCCAACCTTAGGAAGGAGGGAAACGCTGATGCTCTCTCCCGCCATCAGATTCTGAGTCGTTCAGGGGAGGAGGCGTCGAGACAAGAGATTAAGGAGGACAACATTGGGAATCAGCTGCTACGCAAGATGGGCTGGAAAGGAGGTGGATTGGGCCGGGAAGGAGAGGGCATATCGGAACCTATAAAGGTGAAAGAGCAGTTCTCAAGAGAAGGATTGGGTATGGACATGGACAAGTCTGGCAACCAGCTCACCAAACGGAACATCGAGGACATCATCCGCAACTATGCCAGTTCAGACCGTCAGGATGACCTGCGCTTCTCTACCGAACTTAACAATGATGAGCGCAAGCAAATACACCAGATATCCCAGAAGTATGGCCTGCGAAGTAAGTCTTATGGGCAGGGCAGGTTACGCTTTCTCATTGTCAGCCGCAAAGTTCATAAAGACCAGCTCATTGGCCAGCTCTTGCAAGAAGGGCAAGTGGGACGCTACGAGCTGGTAAAACCTCAGGCGTCACACTAA
- the nkrf gene encoding NF-kappa-B-repressing factor isoform X1 — translation MFRRYCFHCVQRYGTDLMREVLGMAEGIDIGAMPSYDLVPSAEAKKRPNSSDGREEPMRKMPVSKFGSRPRFEPVHFVSGGSSGGSGNDEKENDKERRRSEVNNMRQHVSDSDHMSYGSHRAQGSYAARPAFDRVSSYGSFSDSWRDRDRDRERDIPSGSMVGLGYGGRGSTSNYMAKVQLDYSARYEAHSSRQMDSYSQPPRFDGYGGGSRSGGWGDMGRQGLGFGHQDRPSSSRPFSRVYSSPGRNSPSSVSGSSSQPVSISQAVLDEKQRLINSVASAIAVTLRDPAFMCGAESPNYNFMLSRSIQACKTNPEYIYVNLKDIPPADLPKNRKVPTDGYACELRCQCVYLATGYSGSKNGARDRASEQAIKLFLKPVEVRAVQRKFRHSFVNDIVVCQMHCPTPEFLPALRNPEDKPTPSSKGQYEPDKRKHWTEFVVVDNAHDAICILNNSAAYNRMKIDYKFDVVPNSSAWQCSVYLQDELVAQAKGSKKTSKHIAAEEAVRKLRMNQAARQQQQQPQQFTRGNHHPDPSGGRFGQQGGRKKHLSELVILENSDNAICIINDTAQFNKVAADYKFTVLPDHRWRCEVYLEGQYVAAGIGPKKTVKHIAAEEALATLRQTQAVVKSNLRKEGNADALSRHQILSRSGEEASRQEIKEDNIGNQLLRKMGWKGGGLGREGEGISEPIKVKEQFSREGLGMDMDKSGNQLTKRNIEDIIRNYASSDRQDDLRFSTELNNDERKQIHQISQKYGLRSKSYGQGRLRFLIVSRKVHKDQLIGQLLQEGQVGRYELVKPQASH, via the exons ATGTTTCGCCGATATTGTTtccactgtgtgcag AGGTATGGCACGGATTTGATGCGAGAAGTACTGGGTATGGCTGAAGGGATTGACATTGGCGCAATGCCCTCCTATGACCTGGTTCCAAGTGCTGAAGCAAAAAAGAGACCCAATTCATCAGATGGCA GAGAAGAACCAATGAGGAAAATGCCAGTGTCCAAATTTGGTTCCCGACCACGGTTTGAACCTGTTCACTTTGTTAGTGGTGGTAGCAGCGGCGGGTCTGGTAATGATGAGAAGGAGAATGACAAGGAACGCCGGAGGAGTGAAGTGAACAATATGAGACAGCACGTCTCAGACTCTGACCATATGTCTTATGGCAGTCACCGAGCTCAGGGCTCCTATGCAGCCAGACCAGCATTTGACAGAGTATCATCATATGGTTCTTTTTCTGACTCTTGGAGGGACAGAGatcgagacagagagagagacatacccTCAGGTAGCATGGTTGGTTTAGGTTATGGGGGCAGAGGATCCACCTCAAATTACATGGCAAAAGTGCAGCTGGACTATTCGGCCAGATACGAGGCCCACAGCAGTAGGCAGATGGACTCATACTCTCAGCCCCCAAGGTTTGATGGATATGGAGGGGGCAGTCGATCCGGAGGTTGGGGGGACATGGGACGCCAAGGCCTTGGCTTTGGGCATCAGGACAGACCTTCATCCAGCAGGCCATTCAGCAGAGTCTACAGCAGCCCAGGAAGGAACAGCCCGTCTTCTGTTTCTGGGTCTTCTTCACAACCCGTTTCCATATCTCAAGCCGTTCTGGATGAAAAGCAGAGGCTGATCAATAGCGTAGCGTCCGCCATAGCCGTCACTCTACGTGACCCTGCGTTCATGTGCGGTGCTGAATCTCCCAACTACAATTTCATGCTGAGCCGGAGCATCCAGGCCTGTAAGACCAACCCAGAGTACATCTACGTAAACCTCAAGGATATCCCTCCTGCAGACCTTCCCAAGAACAGGAAAGTACCAACAGATGGGTACGCCTGCGAGCTGAGATGCCAGTGTGTTTACCTCGCTACCGGATACTCTGGCAGCAAAAACGGGGCACGGGACCGTGCATCAGAGCAGGCTATTAAGCTTTTCTTGAAACCAGTGGAGGTCCGTGCCGTGCAGCGCAAATTCCGACACTCCTTTGTCAATGATATCGTGGTCTGCCAGATGCATTGCCCGACCCCAGAGTTTCTACCAGCACTGCGCAACCCAGAGGATAAGCCAACTCCTAGCTCCAAGGGTCAGTACGAGCCAGACAAACGCAAGCACTGGACAGAGTTTGTGGTGGTCGACAATGCCCACGATGCCATCTGTATCCTCAACAACTCTGCCGCATACAACCGCATGAAAATCGACTACAAGTTTGATGTGGTGCCCAACAGTAGTGCGTGGCAATGTAGTGTCTATCTGCAGGATGAGCTGGTGGCACAGGCCAAGGGAAGTAAGAAAACGTCCAAACACATAGCTGCCGAAGAGGCGGTTAGGAAACTGCGTATGAACCAGGCGGCCcgacagcagcaacaacaaccgCAGCAGTTCACCAGAGGGAACCATCACCCTGACCCATCAGGTGGGCGTTTCGGGCAGCAGGGCGGCAGGAAGAAGCACTTGAGCGAATTGGTTATCCTGGAGAACTCGGACAATGCCATCTGCATCATCAATGACACCGCCCAATTCAACAAGGTGGCGGCAGATTACAAGTTCACCGTGCTACCGGACCACCGCTGGAGGTGCGAGGTGTACCTCGAAGGCCAGTACGTAGCGGCGGGCATCGGACCCAAGAAGACAGTGAAGCACATTGCCGCAGAGGAGGCCCTGGCCACCCTCCGGCAGACCCAGGCTGTTGTAAAATCCAACCTTAGGAAGGAGGGAAACGCTGATGCTCTCTCCCGCCATCAGATTCTGAGTCGTTCAGGGGAGGAGGCGTCGAGACAAGAGATTAAGGAGGACAACATTGGGAATCAGCTGCTACGCAAGATGGGCTGGAAAGGAGGTGGATTGGGCCGGGAAGGAGAGGGCATATCGGAACCTATAAAGGTGAAAGAGCAGTTCTCAAGAGAAGGATTGGGTATGGACATGGACAAGTCTGGCAACCAGCTCACCAAACGGAACATCGAGGACATCATCCGCAACTATGCCAGTTCAGACCGTCAGGATGACCTGCGCTTCTCTACCGAACTTAACAATGATGAGCGCAAGCAAATACACCAGATATCCCAGAAGTATGGCCTGCGAAGTAAGTCTTATGGGCAGGGCAGGTTACGCTTTCTCATTGTCAGCCGCAAAGTTCATAAAGACCAGCTCATTGGCCAGCTCTTGCAAGAAGGGCAAGTGGGACGCTACGAGCTGGTAAAACCTCAGGCGTCACACTAA